Part of the Paludisphaera borealis genome, ATCTTCGTCGAATGGCCGCCGCCCGCGGCGATCGCCGACCTGACGACGGCCGACCTGGCGCCGTTCCTCCCCGGTCGCGAGGCGTCGCTGGAACAGGTGGCGCGGCCGCGCCCGTTCCTGCTAGCCAAGACGCTTCTGAACTTTCCCGCGCCACCGACGCCCGTCTTGAAACTCGGGTCGACCGCCCCGGCCGACGCGACCGCCAAGCCAGGCCAGCGCATCTCGCAGGAGGTCAGACTCGAGCCCGGGCAAACCGAACCGCCAAAGCCCAGGCCCGTGACAGCCACCCCGGAAGGCGGTCCGTCGGAGCTGGTCTTCGACGCCGACTCGGCCGATTGGAAGGGCGACCTTGGCGCGTTCCTCCGCGAGAAGGTCGTCGGCCCTGCCCGCCGGCTCCGCGTCCGGGTGCGGGGCGCGGGTCCCAAACGGTGCTCGCCCGTCCGCCTTCCCGACGGCACGATTCTGGAGATGCAGGTCGAGAGGCCGAAGGGGGCGGAAGACGACTGGCTGACTTGGATCCCCACGCCCAAGGCGACCGGCCGGGCGCTGATCGAGCTTCACGGCGGCGCCCTGACGCTGTCGCAGTTTCGGATTCAGGCCGAGGACGACTGCAAGCTCGAATCGCTGCTGCACGTCGACGACGGCTTCCTCGTACTCCAGCGCTGCGAGCTGACGGGCTCCCAGGCGGCCGCCCCCGGGCCGACGCGGCTGATCACCTACCGGGCGGCGTCGACCCGCCCCAGGCCCGTCGAGTCGGAGCTGTTCGCCACGCCCTGGGATCGACCGGTCTGCCTGGTCTCGGAGTGCATCCTGATCACCGGGGGCGCCGGGATTCACGCGGAGATCGGCCTCGGATTCGTGGGGCTGTCGAACTGCGTCGTCGCCGCCCGGGGCGACGTCGTCAGCCTGGCGCCGGCCCTGGTGGCGCGCGATCGGTTCAACGCGGATCTGAGATTCGACCATTGCACGATCGCGGCCGGCGCGGCGGTCGTCCGGGTGGCGGCCTGGCCGGGCGGAGCCCCGGGTCCCGATCGTCCCTGGCTGATCTCAAGCGCCTACACCGCCTACCTCGACTTGCTCACCCGCGAAAGCGTCTTGCTCCGCGCCGACGTCGAGGCGATCGCCCAGGGGCAGGTGTTCTGCCAGCAGACCAACGACGCCGTGGAGGTCTTCGGTTTCGCCGAGGCCGGCCAGGCGCCGGTCCCCAACCGCACCCGCGACATCGTGCCCCAGTGGATCAACCTCTGGGGAAGCAACCACATCCAGGCCGTGACCGGCCCGCGCGTGGGAGCGGCGCCCGCGAGCGTCCGGTTCCTCGAACGCCCACGGCCGGGGCGGCTCGAACCGGCCGACCTGGTCCTCGACCCGAACCACCATCCGGGCCGGACCAGCCTCGACGTCGGCGCCCCCCCGGCGCTGCTGGGCAGCCGCCCGCGCTCGCCGATCGTCCGCAGGCGATGAAGCGAGCACGCGCTTCGGCCTGACGTTCCACGATTCGGTTCGGAGTCGCCATTTACCTTGGCGCGACGACTCGCGATAATTCCAGCGACGGAAGTTCCACGGTCGTGCCTGGAGGGAGCTTCGGAACGCCATGTCGAAACGACTTCTCCACGCGACGGCTCTGACGCTGGTCCTGGCCGCGGCCTTCCCGGCCCGAGCCCAGACTCACCGCTCGAGATCCGCGCCGTCAGGATCGGCGCCGGCTCAGGCCGGATCGGATCAAACCGACGGCGGGGACGGCTCGTCCGATGCGAAGGTCCCCGGCTCCGTCTCGTCGGGGTGGGCTCGCTATCGTGGTCCCTTCTACATCGCCACCGCGACGCCTTCTGGAATCGTCTACACGTTCTTCCCGCCGCCGTTCGGCATGCCGGTCGTGGTTGGTGCCGGCAACGTCAGCGGCCCCTTGGCCGCGCCCCCGAGGTTTGATCGGGGGACCGTCGCGCCGCTTCCGCCTCCCGGCCTGATACGGCCGGCCCAGCCCGAGCGCCCGGTGGTCCAGGTCCGGCGGAGCGATATCAACCGCTCGTCCCAGCTCGTGACGCTGGGCGACCGGATGTTCCGGATCGCGAACTGGAAGCGGGCCGAGGAACGCTACCTTCAAGCGGCGCGTCTTGATCCCCGCGCGGCGGCCCCTCGGGCCCGGCTCTCCCAGATCGCACTCGTCCGCGAGCAGTACCGCGAGGCGGCCGATCGGCTTCGCGAGGCCGAGATCGCTCAGCCGGGCTGGATCGTCACCGCGCCCGACGTGCAGGCGCTCTACGCCGAGCCGGCCGACTTCGCGCGGTACGTCGCCAAGCTCGAATCGCACCTCCACGCACACCCCGACGACCGAGACGCCTGGCTCGTGCTCGGCGCGCAGTGGTATCTCTCGGGCCGGGCGGGGAGGGCGGCCGACGTCTTCCTCCGGCTCGACGATCCGCACCGCCGGCCCGACTTGATCCTCGCCGCCTTCCTCGACGCCACCAACCATCAGAAACAATCGCAGCCCGCCAGACCGACCCCGATCCCGCCCGAACCCGGCGACCCGTTCAAGGCGCCGGATCGCGAGCCCTGACCCGCGTCCGATCCGGAACGCCGGATCGCGACCGCAACCGCAACCGACCATTGAGTGACACCCTGTGATCGAACGCTATTACGCCGCCGTCTGCCAGACTGACTTACCCTGTCCTCGGAGCCGCGACGAGATCGCCAGCCGGGTCGGATTCCTGCTCGGGATGATCGACCGCGCGGTGGTCGGTTACGAGCCGTTCTTCGACGTCCGGCTCGTCGTCTTCCCCGAGTTCGCCCATGCCGCGCCGGTGTACGAGACCGTGGACGAGCTGCGCGAAAAGCTGGCGGTGCCGATCCCCAACGAGCACACCGACCGCTACGCCGCCAAGGCGAAAGAGCGGGGGATCTACATCCAGACGGGAACGTTTTTGGAGGTCGACAGCAAGTGGCCGGGGGCGGTTTTCAACACGACCTGCCTGATCGGCCCCGACGGCCTTCTGAGCCGATACCGCAAGGTGAATCCCTGGCTGCCGTGGGAAGTTCACGCCAGCCCCCACGACCTTCCCGGCTACGACGAGCCGTTGTTCCCGGTGGTCGAGACCGAGATCGGCCGCCTGGGCGCGGCGATCTGCTACGACTGGCTGTTTCCAGAAGCCATTCGCGCGCTGGCGCTGGCGGGGGCCGAAATCTTGATCCGGGTGTCGGCGTATATGGACCCCTGGGGCGCGACGCCGCCGCTCGACTGGTGGACGCTGTTCAACCGGGCGCGCGCGGTGGAGAACATGGCGTACGTGGTGGCCGCCAACCAGGGGGCGAGGGCCGAGAACTACCCGCCGTTCTCGTGGCCCGGCGGCAGCATGATCGTCGACTACGACGGCCGCATTCTCTCGCAGGCCGATCCCGGACCGTTCGAGAAGATCGTGGTCGGCCCGATCGATCTCGCCGCCCTCCGCGCCGAACGCCAGCGCCGGCGCGGGCATCATCTGCTTTCGCACCTCCGCGCCGAAGCCTATACTGACCTCTACGCCCGGCCCATCCATCGCCCCGCGACGCGGTCCTGACGATCCGCGACCCGGTGGTTTCCACGCGCCGACGACTCGATCGAGACGTCCTCCGGCGTGGGCGACAGCCCTGCCGGGTGGTTCGTTCGCCTGATCGTTTCTTGTTCCGCGAGGAGTTCTCTCATGCCGCTAGACACCTCCCAGCATCGTCGCTGGGTACGGTTCGTCGCCCTGATCGTGATGCTGTTCGCCGCATCGGCCTGCCAGAGCGGCGACGAACCCACGGAGATTCCCAAGTCGCCGCCGCCGGGCCAGAGCCTTCCGAAGGTCGCCGAAGCCCCCGCGGCGGTCGAACCGCTCAAGGACGAGATCCCGCCCGCGGAGCTCGACGCCGTGTCGACGGCCCATTTCCGGGGCCTGGGCCTGATGGAGCAGTACGAGTACCGCAAGGCGGCCGAGGCGTTTCGCGACGTCCGCCGCCGCGCGCCCGGTTGGATCGCCGGGTCGATCAACCTGGCGATCGCCCTCCTGAACGACAGCGGCGCGCAAGCCTCCGAAGCCAAGAAGTCCGGCGACGGCGCCGCGGTCCAGAGTCACTTCGACGAAGCCCTGAATCTACTTCAGGGCGTTCTCGATCGCGACCCCGACAACCGCCACGCGCACTTCTGCCGGGGGATCATCCTCGAACAGCAGGGCGCGCTCGACCGGGCCCACACGCACTTCCGTCGCGTGACCGAACTGGACCCCAACGACGCCGCGGCTTGGTACTGGACCGCGAGCACCCTGACCGACCCGGCCGACCCGACCCAGCCCGCCGGCCCCGCGCAAGCCAAGGAGCAAGTCGAGCTGCTGACCAAGGCCCTCGCGTGCGATCCCTACCTGACGCCGGCCATCTACAAGCTCTCGTTCGCCTACCGGCTGGCCGGCGAGCCCGCCAAGCAGAAGGAGCTGCTCGACCGCTGGCGCGAGATCAATCCGGACCGCCAGCAGCCCGTCCCCGGCCCCGGCAATTCGGCCGAGAAGGTCTACGGCGAGATGGGCCGATACGCCCTCGGGATGAACCCGTTCGGGCCGGCTGAAGCGGCCAAGTTCGCGAGAGCCGCGCCGCCGAAGTTCGACCGCCCCGAGCCGTTCCACGTGAAACTGGCCGACGGCGACCGCTGGGCCGGACGCGGCGACTTCCAGGGCAAGCACGCCGTGATCGACCGGGTCCGAGCCCGGTTCGGGGCAGGGGTCGCCACGTTCGACGCCGACGGCGACGGCAAGACCGACGTCTATCTGACTTCCGCCGTGATCGGGCCCAAGGGCCCGCACGACGTCCTGCTCCTGAACAAAGGCGACGGTGCGTTTGAGGACGCCTCGGCCGCGTTCGGCCTTTCCCCCGATCAAGCCAGCCTGGGCGCGGCCGCCGCCGACTTCGACGCCGACCGCCGCATCGACCTGTTCCTGACCGGCGTCGGCGGCAACCGGTTGCTTCGCAACAAGGACGGCAAAGCCTTCGAAGACCTGACCGCCTCGCTCAAGAACCCCGGCCCCCCCGCGCTTTCGCTCGCCGCCCGCTGGCTCGATCTCGACCAGGACGGAGACCTCGACCTCTACGTCGTCAACTACACCGCCGCCGAGCACGCCGACAAAGCCTTCATCGCCGGCCAGCCCGCGCCGCCGGGCCTGGCGAATTCGGTCTACCGCAACGACGGCCAGCCGGCGGCCATCCCCGGCAGTCCCGCGCCCGCCTGGGCGCCCCTGGCCGTCGCCTGGGAGAACGTCAAGGCGAACCAGGGCCTCTCGGTCAACCTCGTCCCCTGGACGGGCATGGAGCCGCTCCTGGGAGGCGTGACGGCCCACACCGGAGTCGCCGCCTGCGACGTCGACGGCGACCGCGACATCGACCTGATCCTGACCGCCGACTCCGCCCCCAGCGTCGCCGTCCTCAACGACCGGCTGGGCGCGTTCCACGAAGTCGCGCTCAAGGACGCGCTGCCGATCGAGAACGCCTCGGGCCTGCTGACGGCCGATTTCGACGCCGACGGCCGACCCGACCTCGCCGCGCCTTCCGCGAACGGTCGGCTCCAGGTCTGGCGGAACACGACCGAGCGATCGACCGCGGCCGACACCCAAATCACCTTCGAGAAGTTCGCCGCGAACGCCGAGAACTGGCGATCGGCCGTCGCCTTCGACATGGACCTCGACGGCCACGTCGACCTCCTGGGCCTTTCGCTCGACGCGCCGAAGTGGTCCCGCAACGAGCGGAGCCGGCTGGCCGCCGAGCCCCTGCCGATCGGAATCGAGACGCCGGCCCTCGACGGCCTGGCGCTGGTCGACCTGGCGGGCGACGCGCTCCCCGACCTGCTCGTCCTCAGCCCCGGCGCGCCGCCGACGTTGGCCCGCGCCCTGGGCAACGGCAACCACTGGCTGGGGCTCCGGCTGGGCGGCCACTGGCGGGTCAAGCCCGAGCTGATGCGGACGAACTCGCACGCCGTCGGCGCGCGGGTGCTCGTGCAAGGGCAGGGGATTCAAGTGGCTTATGATCACACGACGCCCGACTCGGGCCTCGGCCAGTCGATCGGCCCGGTGGTCCTCGGCCTGGGAAGTCGACAGGCGGCCGAGCTGGTCCACGTCCGCTGGCCCGACGGCGTCATGCAGTGCGAACTGAACGTCCCCTGCGATCAAAGCATGGTCTTATCAGAGAACAACCGCAAGACCGGGAGCTGCCCGGTCCTTTTCACGTGGAACGGCGAGCGGTTCGTCTGCCTCGGCGACTTCCTGGGAGGCGGCGGCATGGGCTACCTCGTCGCCCCCGGCGTCTACGGCCAGCCCGACCGCGACGAGTCGGTGGCGATCGCCGCCGACCAGCTTCGCGCGGAGCAGGGGGCCTTCCGGATCTCGATCACCGAACCGATGGACGAAGTCGCCTATCTCGATAAATTGACGCTCGACGTCGTCGACCGCCCCCCCGGCGCTTCGGTCGCGCTCGACGAGCGGTTCGCCCCGACCGGCCCCCGGCCGACCGGCGGCTTGCTCGCCTGGCGACGGGCCGTCGAGCCCGCCAAGGCGACCGACCTGGCCGGCCGCGACATGGCCGAAGCGCTCAAGCATTGGGACCGCCGCACGGTCGACGGCTTCGCTCTGCGCAACGGCTGGATCGGCTACGCCGAGGAGCATGGGATCGTCCTCGATTTCGGCGACCGACTGAGCGGCTTCGGCCCCGACAACCGCCTCGTCCTCTGCCTCGCGGGGTGGGTCGAGTATCCGTACTCGCAGACCAACTACGCCGCGGCGACGGCCGGTGTTTCGCTCAAGCCTCCGGTGATCGAGCGCCGGCGCGACGACGGGACGTGGCAAGTGATCGAGCCGCACGCCGGCTACCCCGCCGGGCTCCCTCGAATGACGACGCTCGACCTCACCGGCAAGCTCGGCGGCGGGCGCTGCGTCCTGCGGATTCGGACGAACATGGAGTGCTATTACGACCAGGCTTTCGTCGCCGTCCGCGACGCCGACGCCGAGAGAGCGCTCAAGGTCACGAGCCTCCCCGTGGCCCGCGCCGTGCTCGGTCATCGCGGCTACACGCGCGAGATTTCGCCCGACGGCCGCTTGCCGCTGGTCTACGATTACGACTACATCGACCCCGCTCCGCTGGCCCGGATGTCGGGCCGGCTCACCCGCTACGGCGACGTCGCCAAGCTGCTGCAATCCGACGACGACCAGCACTGCGTCGTCGGCCCCGGCGACGAGGCGCGGATCGAGTTCGCCGCCCTCGACCTCCCGGCCCTGCCCGACGGCTGGACCCGAAGCTACGTTTTGCGAAGTATCGGTTATTGCAAGGACGCCGATCCGTTCACCGCCGGAAGCGACACGGTCGAACCGTTGCCCTGGCGCGGGATGCCCGACTTCCCGTTCGCCGACCCCAAGACCGAACGTCCCCGCGATCCCGCTTATGAGCGTTATCTACGCGAGTACCAAACCCGCCCCGCCGGCGGGCCTGAAGCGAAGCTGTAATTGAGCGACCCCGACACGGATTCCGAGCCTCCGAATACGATCCCGAAGCGCCAGCGAGTGCATTCCCAGTCCGCGTGCTGAATCAGCAAACGCAAAACCATGCACTCGCTGGCGCTTCGGGCTCGTCGCAGACCTGGTGTCCGCGATGAATTCAGGCCGCGCTACGGAGTCGCCGGAAGGCCGCCTTGCTTGGCTTTCTCGGCCCACTCGGACTTCTTCTCCTGAAGCTGCTTGCGAACGGCGGCGGGCAGCCTCTTGTCGGGGTGGGGAGCGAGGAGGACGTCGAGCCGGAGCGCCTCGTCGGCCTCCTTCACGGCGTCCTTGAACATCGACACCTCGGCGCTGGCTTCGGCGAGCCGCGCACGGAGCATCGCGTTGGTGGGGTAAAGCCGCGAGGCCGTGCGCGTGGCTTCGACGATCTTCGCTTGCATCTGAATCGTCTCGCGAGGCGACAGCGTCGACGCGACCCTGTTGAGCAGCATGCGGGTCATGCCGGCGCGTTCGCTGTGCAGCGTCCAGGAGTCGGGGCTGCGCGGGGGTTCGACGGCCTTCGTCATCTGGATGAGGATCGTCTTCCAACGCAGGTCTTCGGGCTTCGCCCCGCGCGACTGCCACGCAAGGAATTGCAGGTAGGCGTGACCGACCCAGGCGCGGGCGTTGTAGTGGTCGAGTTGCTCGGCGCGCACGTAGGCGTTCTCGGCCTTCTCGAAATCCGGCGGCCGGTGCGCGATGAACTCTTCGGCCTTGGCGATCTCCGCCTCCGACTGCCAGAACGGGACCGTGTACCCCACGAACGTGCCCGCGACCGCCGCTCCCACCACGCCGAGCGCGAAGGCCGGCAGCCGGCTTTCGACCGTCCGGAGCCTGCCGCTCAGGGCGTTCTCGCGCTGGTTCAGGCCGAGGGCGATGAGGCTCCAGAGGCCCAGCGCGACGGTCGGAATCCCGATCCCGCCCGCCGCCAGAAGGTTGATGACGATGGCCGCCGCCGCCGCGCCGAAGACGAACGAAGGCATCGGCGAACGTCGCCAGAGCGGCGCGAGCAAGAGGGCGGCGAGCAGCCAGGCGAAGCCGAGGATTAGCCAGCGGGGGAGGAGGTCGTCCTGGAACAGGTTCATCCGCCCCAGCAAGATCACCATGACCCAGCCCATGCCGGCCGCGAACACCAGCCAGGTCGACCGCCCCGGCAAGTCGTCGGGCGACGCTGGCTCGGGCTCGGCGGTCGCGTCCGCGACGGGTTTCAGCAAGAACCAGAGCGCCGAGCCGAGGGCCGTCAAAAGCGCGATCAAGGCCCAGACGCCGGCCGTCGCCCAGACTTCGAAGAACAGGTTGTGCGGGTCCTGGATCTCCTCGCTCGACTGCGGCAGCTTGTGGAGCAAGTAGTGCGAACCGAAGTTGCCGGGTCCGACGCCGGCCCAGAACGTGTACGTCCCTAACGCCCTCGCGAACGACGGCGCCCCCTCTGAGATCACGCCCCACGCGCCTCGCCAGTATTCCAGGCGATAACGCATCGACATGCTCGACTGCGTAAGCACCTGCGGATCGAGTCGCTTGGTCGCGAGCCCCGCCGCCGTCAGGCCGACGACGACGACCGCCCCGGCGACGAGTAGGCCGACGAACTCACGCCTCGGCAGCAGCCGACGCGACCGCCAAGCGAGGATCGCCGAGGCGACGAGCAAGCCCAGCCAGGCGCTCCGGCTCTTGGTGAGGGTCAGGCAAACGAGGATCAGCAGGGTAGGGGGCGCGGCCATGACCAGCGATCCCCACCGCGACCCTCGATCGCCGGAGCGAGCCAGGTTCTGGAGGGCCAGACCCAACACCAGCACGAGTGGCCCGACCAGAAAGCCGGCAAGCGAATTGGGGAGGCCGAACGTCGAGTAGACTTCGTTCGAGCCGATCAGCCGACTCTCGAACGCCTGCTGGGCGGGCGTGCCCGGCTCGATCTTCATTTCCGCGAGGATGCGCGCGGGATCGCGGCGGTAGGCGTTCTGAAGCTCGGGCAGCTCGACCGCGCCCTGGAAGAGGCCGTACGCGGCGACGGCCGCGGCGGTCGCCGCGAAGGCCAGGGCCAGCGCGCTCGACTCC contains:
- a CDS encoding tetratricopeptide repeat protein — its product is MSKRLLHATALTLVLAAAFPARAQTHRSRSAPSGSAPAQAGSDQTDGGDGSSDAKVPGSVSSGWARYRGPFYIATATPSGIVYTFFPPPFGMPVVVGAGNVSGPLAAPPRFDRGTVAPLPPPGLIRPAQPERPVVQVRRSDINRSSQLVTLGDRMFRIANWKRAEERYLQAARLDPRAAAPRARLSQIALVREQYREAADRLREAEIAQPGWIVTAPDVQALYAEPADFARYVAKLESHLHAHPDDRDAWLVLGAQWYLSGRAGRAADVFLRLDDPHRRPDLILAAFLDATNHQKQSQPARPTPIPPEPGDPFKAPDREP
- a CDS encoding CRTAC1 family protein, whose translation is MPLDTSQHRRWVRFVALIVMLFAASACQSGDEPTEIPKSPPPGQSLPKVAEAPAAVEPLKDEIPPAELDAVSTAHFRGLGLMEQYEYRKAAEAFRDVRRRAPGWIAGSINLAIALLNDSGAQASEAKKSGDGAAVQSHFDEALNLLQGVLDRDPDNRHAHFCRGIILEQQGALDRAHTHFRRVTELDPNDAAAWYWTASTLTDPADPTQPAGPAQAKEQVELLTKALACDPYLTPAIYKLSFAYRLAGEPAKQKELLDRWREINPDRQQPVPGPGNSAEKVYGEMGRYALGMNPFGPAEAAKFARAAPPKFDRPEPFHVKLADGDRWAGRGDFQGKHAVIDRVRARFGAGVATFDADGDGKTDVYLTSAVIGPKGPHDVLLLNKGDGAFEDASAAFGLSPDQASLGAAAADFDADRRIDLFLTGVGGNRLLRNKDGKAFEDLTASLKNPGPPALSLAARWLDLDQDGDLDLYVVNYTAAEHADKAFIAGQPAPPGLANSVYRNDGQPAAIPGSPAPAWAPLAVAWENVKANQGLSVNLVPWTGMEPLLGGVTAHTGVAACDVDGDRDIDLILTADSAPSVAVLNDRLGAFHEVALKDALPIENASGLLTADFDADGRPDLAAPSANGRLQVWRNTTERSTAADTQITFEKFAANAENWRSAVAFDMDLDGHVDLLGLSLDAPKWSRNERSRLAAEPLPIGIETPALDGLALVDLAGDALPDLLVLSPGAPPTLARALGNGNHWLGLRLGGHWRVKPELMRTNSHAVGARVLVQGQGIQVAYDHTTPDSGLGQSIGPVVLGLGSRQAAELVHVRWPDGVMQCELNVPCDQSMVLSENNRKTGSCPVLFTWNGERFVCLGDFLGGGGMGYLVAPGVYGQPDRDESVAIAADQLRAEQGAFRISITEPMDEVAYLDKLTLDVVDRPPGASVALDERFAPTGPRPTGGLLAWRRAVEPAKATDLAGRDMAEALKHWDRRTVDGFALRNGWIGYAEEHGIVLDFGDRLSGFGPDNRLVLCLAGWVEYPYSQTNYAAATAGVSLKPPVIERRRDDGTWQVIEPHAGYPAGLPRMTTLDLTGKLGGGRCVLRIRTNMECYYDQAFVAVRDADAERALKVTSLPVARAVLGHRGYTREISPDGRLPLVYDYDYIDPAPLARMSGRLTRYGDVAKLLQSDDDQHCVVGPGDEARIEFAALDLPALPDGWTRSYVLRSIGYCKDADPFTAGSDTVEPLPWRGMPDFPFADPKTERPRDPAYERYLREYQTRPAGGPEAKL
- a CDS encoding nitrilase-related carbon-nitrogen hydrolase — encoded protein: MIERYYAAVCQTDLPCPRSRDEIASRVGFLLGMIDRAVVGYEPFFDVRLVVFPEFAHAAPVYETVDELREKLAVPIPNEHTDRYAAKAKERGIYIQTGTFLEVDSKWPGAVFNTTCLIGPDGLLSRYRKVNPWLPWEVHASPHDLPGYDEPLFPVVETEIGRLGAAICYDWLFPEAIRALALAGAEILIRVSAYMDPWGATPPLDWWTLFNRARAVENMAYVVAANQGARAENYPPFSWPGGSMIVDYDGRILSQADPGPFEKIVVGPIDLAALRAERQRRRGHHLLSHLRAEAYTDLYARPIHRPATRS
- a CDS encoding O-antigen ligase family protein, whose amino-acid sequence is MRGARPPKLSNERRGGSRTEGPANSWNDHDHDDKEEAALRLAERTRRLALGLLAALVVARAFWPSEPNLKEGAGAGLVWVVAVFLVGGMALLPSLVTGKFAFRWAPTDAAVIVLTALVAISSRRGVDWRIAINLAWEWVALGIVYLLLRILPRTRGESSALALAFAATAAAVAAYGLFQGAVELPELQNAYRRDPARILAEMKIEPGTPAQQAFESRLIGSNEVYSTFGLPNSLAGFLVGPLVLVLGLALQNLARSGDRGSRWGSLVMAAPPTLLILVCLTLTKSRSAWLGLLVASAILAWRSRRLLPRREFVGLLVAGAVVVVGLTAAGLATKRLDPQVLTQSSMSMRYRLEYWRGAWGVISEGAPSFARALGTYTFWAGVGPGNFGSHYLLHKLPQSSEEIQDPHNLFFEVWATAGVWALIALLTALGSALWFLLKPVADATAEPEPASPDDLPGRSTWLVFAAGMGWVMVILLGRMNLFQDDLLPRWLILGFAWLLAALLLAPLWRRSPMPSFVFGAAAAAIVINLLAAGGIGIPTVALGLWSLIALGLNQRENALSGRLRTVESRLPAFALGVVGAAVAGTFVGYTVPFWQSEAEIAKAEEFIAHRPPDFEKAENAYVRAEQLDHYNARAWVGHAYLQFLAWQSRGAKPEDLRWKTILIQMTKAVEPPRSPDSWTLHSERAGMTRMLLNRVASTLSPRETIQMQAKIVEATRTASRLYPTNAMLRARLAEASAEVSMFKDAVKEADEALRLDVLLAPHPDKRLPAAVRKQLQEKKSEWAEKAKQGGLPATP